In Bufo gargarizans isolate SCDJY-AF-19 chromosome 5, ASM1485885v1, whole genome shotgun sequence, the following are encoded in one genomic region:
- the LOC122939432 gene encoding zinc finger protein 432-like: MEEWQYLEEHRDLYKDVMMENSQPLTSPGKDGMIDSHGHLYLSSHHEEEDSNITQANSITPNVPSVLHSGDISTDTVGHKKPSANQSLTFKQITGHRWGKIFLRGKHFKKKSNLLVHEKNHIEKGTFSCTECGKSFTRKLLLVRHQRTHKVDKPYTCSECGKCFMWKGSLEKHQRDHTGEKSFSCSKMGDALPRNQILWDIYAVTQGKGYFHVQNVENVLTMNQTFIREPQGESPMKDEELPVEEDEVKDDNHDT; this comes from the exons atggaggagtggcaaTATTTAGAAGAACACAGGGATCTTTACAAGGATGTCATGATGGAGAATAGCCAGCCCCTCACATCACCGG GTAAAGATGGGATGATCGACTCCCATGGACATCTCTATTTATCTTCCCATCATGAAGAAGAAGATAGCAATATCACACAAGCAAATTCAATAACTCCTAATGTACCCTCAGTCCTTCACAGTGGAGATATATCCACCGATACCGTTGGTCACAAGAAACCTTCAGCTAATCAGTCACTGACTTTCAAACAAATAACTGGACATAGATGGGGGAAAATATTTTTACGTGGGAAACACTTTAAAAAGAAATCTAATCTTCTTGTGCATGAGAAAAATCACATAGAGAAGGGGACATTTTCATGCACTGAATGTGGAAAGTCTTTTACCAGGAAATTACTTTTAGTTAGACATCAAAGAACTCACAAAGTAGATAAGCCAtatacatgttcagaatgtgggaaatgttttatgtgGAAGGGTTCTCttgaaaaacatcagagagatcacacaggggagaagtctTTTTCATGTTCGAAGATGGGAGATGCTTTAcccagaaatcagatcttgtggGACATCTACGCTGTCACTCAAGGAAAAGGGTATTTCCATgtacagaatgtggaaaatgttttaaccatGAATCAAACTT TTATTAGGGAACCACAAGGAGAGAGTCCAATGAAGGATGAGGAGCTgccagtggaggaggatgaggtgaaGGATGATAATCACGACACCTAA